The proteins below are encoded in one region of Aminivibrio sp.:
- a CDS encoding chemotaxis response regulator protein-glutamate methylesterase: MTESRIRVLVVDDSSFMRKILSDILGGDPRIEVAGTARDGEDALRKIAELSPDVVTLDVEMPRKDGLSTLEEIMKRNPLPVIMVSSLTREGAQITLRALSEGAVDFVAKPSGSISLNMRDVSADLVAKVIAASTARVGGRERKETRPLTSSPVLRPERPRLQPSLPPRAGRPEILAIAASTGGPRALQQIVSRIPGNFPVPIVIVQHMPKDFTLSFAKRLDAMSELDVAEGAEGMDLRPGLAVVAPGGYHMIVRRNQAGRLICGLSDAPPLLSVKPSANIMFLSVADELGGRAVGVILTGMGRDGADGAAALRSKGARIIAESQETCIVYGMPKSAVELGVVDELLPLYSIPEAMIRSVRE; the protein is encoded by the coding sequence ATGACAGAGTCGAGAATACGTGTACTTGTGGTGGACGATTCGTCCTTTATGAGAAAGATCCTGAGCGACATTCTCGGAGGGGATCCCCGCATCGAGGTGGCAGGAACGGCGCGGGACGGGGAAGATGCCCTCAGGAAGATCGCCGAACTCTCCCCCGACGTGGTCACCCTCGATGTGGAGATGCCGAGGAAAGACGGGCTCTCCACCCTTGAAGAGATCATGAAACGGAACCCCCTTCCCGTCATCATGGTGAGCAGCCTGACCCGGGAGGGGGCTCAGATTACCCTGCGAGCCCTTTCGGAGGGAGCTGTGGACTTCGTGGCCAAGCCGTCGGGGTCGATCTCTCTCAACATGAGAGATGTCTCCGCCGATCTTGTGGCCAAGGTCATAGCGGCCAGTACCGCCAGGGTTGGGGGCAGGGAAAGAAAAGAAACCCGTCCCTTGACGTCCTCGCCCGTACTGCGGCCGGAGAGGCCCCGGCTTCAGCCATCGTTACCGCCCCGGGCGGGCCGACCGGAGATCCTTGCCATCGCCGCCTCCACAGGGGGGCCGCGGGCCCTGCAGCAGATCGTTTCCCGGATCCCCGGAAATTTTCCTGTGCCCATCGTCATCGTACAGCATATGCCGAAGGATTTCACCCTGTCCTTCGCGAAACGGCTTGACGCCATGTCGGAGCTTGATGTGGCCGAAGGGGCTGAAGGGATGGATTTGAGACCGGGACTAGCCGTAGTCGCTCCAGGGGGGTATCATATGATAGTGAGGCGGAACCAGGCGGGCCGGCTGATCTGCGGCCTGTCCGACGCCCCGCCCCTGCTCTCGGTGAAGCCGTCGGCGAACATCATGTTTCTGAGCGTGGCCGATGAGCTGGGAGGCAGGGCCGTCGGCGTGATCCTCACGGGAATGGGAAGAGACGGCGCCGACGGGGCGGCAGCCCTGAGATCGAAAGGCGCCAGGATCATCGCCGAGTCCCAGGAAACCTGCATTGTGTACGGCATGCCGAAGTCGGCGGTGGAGCTCGGGGTAGTGGACGAGCTTCTCCCCCTGTATTCCATACCTGAAGCCATGATCCGAAGCGTGAGAGAATGA
- a CDS encoding PilZ domain-containing protein — protein sequence PVSDAERVQRRCFVRVPCLLKTSFFRLEGEEIKPETEEWISAVSRDISLGGAGVVVPESLSGRFKEQDRVLMKLPLQEETFFLAGKVVRKLKKEDNWEIGFAFESMPGSVEKPLGAFIRQQELAGRQ from the coding sequence TTCCCGTCTCCGATGCGGAGAGGGTCCAGCGGCGCTGTTTCGTCCGGGTGCCCTGCCTTCTCAAAACGTCTTTCTTCCGCCTTGAGGGAGAGGAAATAAAGCCCGAAACAGAAGAGTGGATCTCCGCCGTCTCCCGGGATATCAGCCTGGGGGGCGCGGGTGTTGTGGTGCCCGAGTCCCTTTCGGGTCGTTTCAAGGAACAGGACAGGGTCCTGATGAAGCTTCCCCTGCAGGAAGAGACGTTTTTTCTTGCCGGAAAAGTTGTGAGAAAGCTCAAAAAAGAGGATAACTGGGAGATAGGCTTCGCTTTCGAATCCATGCCCGGTTCCGTGGAGAAACCGCTCGGGGCCTTCATCCGCCAGCAGGAACTGGCGGGACGCCAATAA